One window of Arthrobacter oryzae genomic DNA carries:
- the xerD gene encoding site-specific tyrosine recombinase XerD produces MSSTVTPAPDRAGAEETRAGSGAERPVRPRNDIDRAVGDYLQHMGVERGLAANTLSAYRRDLSRYANYLAACGPARPADVTRRHVTGFVQALSDGSDGGTALGVRSAARTVVAVRGLHKFWALEGITTADPASDVHPPMPGKRLPKAISVDEVTRILEAAGTDTATGLRDRALLEFLYSTGARISEAVGLDVDDISLQSEQDGPAIVRLFGKGSKERLVPLGSYGARALDAYLVRGRPLLAAKGKGTPALFLNARGGRISRQSAWTILKAAADKANITKDVSPHTLRHSFATHLLEGGADVRVVQELLGHASVTTTQVYTLVTADTLREIYAAAHPRALG; encoded by the coding sequence ATGAGCAGCACCGTCACTCCCGCACCGGACCGTGCCGGTGCCGAAGAGACACGCGCCGGGTCCGGGGCGGAACGTCCTGTACGGCCCCGCAACGACATAGACCGCGCCGTGGGGGACTACCTCCAGCACATGGGCGTGGAGCGGGGACTCGCAGCAAACACGCTGTCCGCTTACCGCCGGGACCTGTCCCGCTATGCAAACTACCTCGCCGCGTGCGGTCCTGCCCGCCCGGCCGACGTCACGCGGCGGCACGTCACCGGTTTTGTCCAGGCATTGTCCGACGGCTCCGACGGCGGAACAGCCCTCGGGGTCAGGTCCGCTGCGCGAACAGTCGTGGCGGTCCGCGGCCTGCACAAGTTCTGGGCGCTGGAAGGGATTACGACGGCGGATCCCGCCAGCGATGTCCACCCGCCGATGCCCGGCAAGCGGCTGCCCAAGGCCATCAGCGTCGATGAAGTCACCAGGATCCTCGAAGCGGCCGGCACCGACACGGCAACAGGCCTGAGGGACCGGGCCCTGCTGGAGTTCCTCTATTCCACCGGCGCCCGCATCAGTGAGGCAGTCGGCCTGGATGTCGACGACATCTCGCTGCAATCAGAGCAGGACGGCCCGGCCATCGTCCGGCTGTTCGGCAAGGGCTCCAAGGAGCGCCTGGTGCCGCTGGGTTCCTACGGCGCACGTGCCCTCGACGCCTACCTGGTGCGCGGCAGGCCACTGCTCGCAGCCAAGGGCAAAGGGACGCCGGCGCTGTTCCTGAACGCCCGCGGCGGCCGGATCAGCAGGCAGAGCGCCTGGACCATCCTCAAGGCTGCGGCGGATAAAGCCAACATCACCAAGGACGTGTCCCCCCACACCCTCCGCCACTCCTTCGCCACGCACCTGCTCGAAGGCGGGGCGGACGTCAGGGTGGTCCAGGAACTCCTGGGCCACGCCTCAGTCACCACCACGCAGGTTTACACGCTGGTGACGGCCGATACGTTGCGGGAGATCTACGCCGCGGCCCACCCCCGTGCACTCGGCTGA
- the prpB gene encoding methylisocitrate lyase encodes MLYSKVTPEQKRIRFRELLASGTIQQFPGAFNPLSARLIEEKGFAGVYISGAVLANDLGLPDIGLTTLTEVATRAGQIARMTDLPSIVDADTGFGEPMNVARSVQELENAGLAGCHIEDQFNPKRCGHLDGKNVVDLDTATKRIRAAADARRDPNFLIMARTDIRATDGLAAAQDRSKALVEAGADAIFPEAMKDLSEFQAIRDAVDVPILANMTEFGQSELFTVKELQGVGVNMVIYPVTLLRSAMGAAERTLESIRSDGTQEAQVESMLTRARLYDLVDYEAYNRFDTGVFNFQIPGTH; translated from the coding sequence ATGCTGTACTCGAAGGTCACGCCAGAACAGAAGCGGATCCGGTTCCGCGAGCTCCTGGCCTCCGGGACAATCCAGCAGTTCCCCGGCGCGTTCAACCCGCTCTCGGCGCGGCTGATCGAGGAAAAGGGCTTCGCCGGTGTCTACATCTCCGGCGCCGTCCTGGCCAACGACCTCGGCCTGCCGGACATCGGCCTGACCACGCTCACCGAGGTCGCAACCCGGGCCGGACAGATCGCCCGCATGACCGACCTGCCCTCCATCGTGGACGCCGACACCGGCTTCGGCGAACCCATGAACGTGGCCCGCAGCGTCCAGGAACTCGAAAACGCCGGCCTGGCCGGCTGCCACATCGAGGACCAGTTCAACCCCAAACGCTGCGGCCACCTGGACGGCAAGAACGTGGTGGACCTGGACACCGCCACCAAACGCATCCGTGCCGCCGCTGATGCCCGCCGGGACCCCAACTTCCTCATCATGGCCCGGACCGACATCCGCGCCACCGACGGGCTGGCAGCGGCGCAGGACCGCTCCAAGGCCCTGGTCGAGGCCGGCGCCGACGCGATCTTCCCCGAAGCCATGAAAGACCTCAGCGAGTTCCAGGCCATCCGCGACGCCGTGGACGTGCCCATCCTCGCCAACATGACCGAATTCGGCCAAAGTGAACTCTTCACCGTGAAGGAACTCCAGGGCGTCGGAGTGAACATGGTCATCTATCCCGTCACCCTGCTCCGTAGTGCCATGGGCGCCGCTGAGCGTACTCTGGAATCGATCAGGTCCGACGGCACCCAGGAGGCACAGGTAGAGAGCATGCTGACCCGTGCGCGGCTGTACGACCTCGTGGACTATGAGGCTTACAACCGCTTCGACACCGGGGTCTTTAATTTCCAGATCCCCGGTACCCACTGA
- a CDS encoding bifunctional 2-methylcitrate synthase/citrate synthase, which yields MAENEIKKGLAGVVVDYTAVSKVNPDTNSLLYRGYPVQELAARCSFEEVAYLLWNGELPTPEQLAEFTAMERAGRRLDPVVKQVIDALPTTSHPMDVCRTAASVMGARHPLAEDASREANMKKAIDLFAAMPAVVAYDQRRRHGQDLVEPRDDLGYDANFLWMTFGEEAVPEVVDAFNVSMILYAEHSFNASTFTARVITSTLSDLHSAVTGAIGALKGALHGGANEAVMHTFDEIGIRPEESLEDAAVRAKAWMEDALAQKKKVMGFGHRVYKHGDSRVPTMKAALDKMIAHYGRPELLGLYNGLETAMDEAKGIKPNLDYPTGPTYHLMGFDTDTFTPLFVASRITGWTAHIMEQLESNSLIRPLSEYNGVEERHLS from the coding sequence ATGGCTGAAAATGAGATCAAAAAGGGCCTCGCCGGCGTCGTGGTGGACTACACCGCGGTTTCCAAGGTCAACCCGGACACCAACTCGCTGCTGTACCGCGGCTATCCGGTTCAGGAACTCGCTGCCAGGTGCAGCTTCGAGGAAGTGGCCTACCTGCTCTGGAACGGCGAGCTGCCCACGCCGGAACAGCTGGCCGAGTTCACGGCAATGGAACGGGCCGGGCGGCGTCTGGATCCGGTGGTCAAGCAGGTCATCGACGCGCTCCCCACCACCTCCCACCCGATGGATGTCTGCCGGACGGCGGCGTCGGTCATGGGCGCCCGGCATCCGCTCGCGGAGGATGCGTCGCGCGAAGCCAACATGAAGAAGGCCATCGACCTGTTCGCCGCGATGCCGGCCGTCGTGGCCTACGACCAGCGCCGCCGGCATGGCCAGGACTTGGTGGAGCCCCGCGATGACCTGGGCTACGACGCAAACTTCCTCTGGATGACGTTTGGCGAGGAGGCCGTCCCCGAAGTAGTCGACGCATTCAATGTCTCAATGATTTTGTACGCCGAGCACTCTTTCAACGCCTCCACGTTCACGGCCCGCGTGATCACGTCCACGCTGTCGGATCTACACTCGGCCGTGACCGGCGCCATCGGTGCCCTCAAGGGCGCGCTCCACGGCGGTGCCAACGAAGCAGTGATGCACACCTTCGACGAGATCGGCATCCGGCCGGAGGAATCCCTGGAGGACGCCGCCGTCCGGGCAAAGGCCTGGATGGAGGACGCCCTGGCCCAGAAGAAGAAGGTCATGGGCTTCGGCCACCGCGTCTACAAGCACGGCGATTCGCGGGTGCCCACCATGAAGGCCGCGCTGGACAAGATGATTGCCCACTACGGCCGTCCCGAACTCCTGGGCCTTTATAACGGGCTGGAGACCGCAATGGACGAGGCCAAGGGCATCAAGCCGAACCTCGACTATCCCACCGGCCCCACGTACCACCTCATGGGCTTCGACACCGATACCTTCACTCCCCTGTTCGTCGCCAGCCGCATCACCGGCTGGACTGCGCACATCATGGAGCAGCTGGAATCAAATTCCCTGATCCGTCCGTTGAGCGAGTACAACGGCGTGGAGGAGCGGCACCTTTCGTAG
- a CDS encoding CTP synthase, whose translation MIGSNSVVQRSNSRVNSRFPGSSKTTKHIFVTGGVASSLGKGLTASSLGHLLRARGLSVTMQKLDPYLNVDPGTMNPFQHGEVFVTDDGAETDLDVGHYERFLDENLEGSANVTTGQVYSTVIAKERRGEYLGDTVQVIPHITDEIKRRMRLPAEGKNAPDVIITEIGGTVGDIESQPFLESARQVRQDIGRGNVFFLHVSLVPYIGPSQELKTKPTQHSVAALRSIGIQPEAIVIRSDREVPQAMRDKIGRMCDVDIDAVIGCPDAPSIYDIPKTLHSQGLDSYIVRALDLPFKDVDWTSWDKLLEAVHNPKHEVEIALVGKYIDLPDAYLSVTEALRAGGFANDTKVKIRWVPSDECETHEGAVNSLDGVDAICVPGGFGIRGLEGKLGALKFARETKLPVLGLCLGLQCMVIEYARNVVGLEGASSSEFEPDSKYPVIATMEEQLDIVDGKGDLGGTMRLGLYEAKLDAGSVIAETYGTTKVSERHRHRYEVNNKYRDQIASKGLVFSGTSPDGKLVEYVELPREVHPYYVATQAHPELSSRPTRPHPLFAGLVKAALDHQKGGDNLPAATGVETNGAAAPAEAGGSARKVSAK comes from the coding sequence ATGATAGGCTCGAATTCCGTGGTGCAGCGATCAAATTCCCGTGTAAATTCCCGGTTCCCGGGCTCGTCCAAGACGACCAAACACATCTTCGTCACCGGCGGTGTGGCGTCCTCGCTAGGCAAGGGACTGACGGCTTCGAGCCTCGGCCACCTGCTGCGGGCACGCGGTTTGTCTGTAACTATGCAGAAGCTCGATCCCTACCTGAACGTGGATCCGGGCACGATGAACCCCTTCCAGCACGGCGAAGTCTTCGTGACTGACGACGGTGCTGAGACCGACCTGGACGTGGGCCACTACGAGCGCTTCCTCGATGAAAACCTCGAGGGTTCGGCGAACGTCACCACCGGCCAGGTCTACTCCACGGTGATCGCCAAGGAGCGCCGCGGCGAATACCTCGGCGACACCGTCCAGGTCATCCCGCACATCACCGATGAGATCAAGCGCCGGATGCGGCTTCCTGCCGAAGGCAAGAACGCGCCGGACGTCATCATCACGGAGATCGGCGGAACCGTCGGCGACATCGAGTCGCAGCCCTTCCTCGAGTCCGCACGCCAGGTCCGCCAGGACATCGGCCGCGGCAACGTCTTCTTCCTGCACGTGTCCCTGGTCCCGTACATCGGACCGTCCCAGGAACTGAAGACCAAGCCCACGCAGCACTCCGTTGCCGCACTGCGCTCTATCGGCATTCAGCCCGAGGCGATCGTGATCCGTTCGGACCGCGAAGTCCCCCAGGCCATGCGCGACAAGATCGGCCGCATGTGCGACGTCGACATCGACGCCGTGATCGGCTGCCCGGACGCCCCGAGCATCTACGACATCCCCAAGACCCTGCACTCCCAGGGCCTGGACTCCTACATCGTCCGTGCGCTGGACCTGCCGTTCAAGGATGTTGACTGGACCAGCTGGGACAAGCTGCTCGAAGCGGTCCACAACCCCAAGCACGAGGTGGAAATCGCCCTGGTGGGCAAGTACATCGACCTGCCGGACGCCTACCTCTCCGTCACCGAAGCCCTGCGCGCCGGCGGTTTCGCCAACGACACCAAGGTGAAGATCCGCTGGGTCCCCTCGGACGAATGCGAAACACACGAAGGCGCCGTCAACTCCCTGGACGGCGTGGACGCCATCTGCGTGCCCGGCGGCTTCGGAATCCGCGGCCTCGAAGGCAAGCTGGGTGCCCTCAAGTTCGCCCGCGAAACCAAGCTGCCGGTCCTGGGCCTGTGCCTGGGCCTCCAGTGCATGGTCATCGAGTACGCCCGGAACGTAGTGGGCCTTGAAGGCGCATCGTCCAGCGAGTTCGAACCCGACTCCAAGTACCCGGTGATTGCCACCATGGAGGAGCAGCTGGACATCGTTGACGGTAAGGGCGACCTCGGCGGCACCATGCGCCTTGGCCTTTACGAAGCCAAGCTCGACGCAGGCTCTGTTATCGCGGAGACCTACGGCACCACCAAAGTGAGCGAACGGCACCGCCACCGCTACGAAGTCAACAACAAGTACCGCGACCAGATTGCGTCGAAGGGGCTCGTGTTCTCCGGAACGTCCCCCGACGGCAAGCTGGTGGAGTACGTGGAGCTTCCCCGCGAAGTCCACCCGTACTACGTGGCCACCCAGGCGCACCCCGAGCTGAGCTCCCGCCCCACCCGGCCGCATCCGCTGTTTGCCGGTCTGGTCAAGGCCGCGCTGGACCACCAGAAGGGCGGGGACAACCTTCCTGCCGCCACGGGTGTGGAAACAAACGGCGCGGCAGCACCCGCCGAGGCCGGCGGTTCCGCCCGCAAGGTCTCCGCCAAGTAG
- a CDS encoding 8-oxo-dGTP diphosphatase, with protein sequence MTSTPVTLCFLLRDRPGGGTEVLLGLKKTGFGRGKIVGLGGHVEPGESHAQAACREVQEESGVVVLEQDLRPAGVVEFVFPHRPEWNMHTTMFTTRRWHGDPAESPEIAPEWFDALSLPVDRMWQDADHWLPPVLEGGIVNIVVTLNADNETVSSSVSILRNL encoded by the coding sequence ATGACGTCAACCCCCGTGACCCTGTGCTTCCTGCTCCGGGATCGACCTGGCGGCGGAACTGAGGTGCTGCTCGGCCTGAAGAAGACCGGCTTCGGCAGAGGCAAGATCGTGGGGCTGGGCGGCCATGTGGAGCCGGGGGAGAGCCACGCCCAGGCCGCCTGCCGGGAAGTGCAGGAAGAGTCCGGTGTCGTGGTGCTCGAGCAGGACCTGCGCCCCGCCGGTGTGGTGGAGTTCGTTTTCCCCCACCGCCCGGAATGGAACATGCACACCACCATGTTCACCACGCGCCGGTGGCACGGCGATCCGGCAGAAAGTCCGGAGATCGCGCCCGAATGGTTTGACGCGCTGTCGCTGCCCGTGGACCGCATGTGGCAGGACGCGGACCACTGGCTGCCGCCTGTATTGGAAGGCGGGATCGTGAACATCGTGGTCACGCTCAACGCCGACAACGAGACGGTGTCTTCTTCCGTGAGCATCCTGCGGAACCTGTAG
- the recN gene encoding DNA repair protein RecN, protein MLEELRIRDLGVITDATLPLGPGLSVVTGETGAGKTMVVTAVGLLLGARSDAGAVRSGAKSASAEAVLKLDAGHVAVARALEAGAEVEEFDGGAELILARRLGADGRSRAYLGGRAAPVGVLAEIGETLVVVHGQSDQIRLKGALAQRGALDKFAGDALADPLGTYQALYSHWKSIQTELDTLRSAARDRLREAESLEIALAEIDDVDPQPGEDESLKAEAVKLANVEELRIAANTAHQALIAEDYGDEGDATTLVDAAKRTLEHVAEHDAELGSAAARLAEVGFLLNDIATELASYQAGLDSEGPERLAEIEDRRASLAKLVRKYAPSIDEVLVWAENARVRFDELQDDSTRIEALDAEVVRTETELKKQAAAISKIRGKAAKDLSARVSAELKALAMADATLVITIEPAAQLMPYGGDEISFLLQPHSGAPARPLGKGASGGELSRVMLAIEVVLAAVDPVPTFVFDEVDAGVGGRAAVEIGRRLAMLAQHVQVLVVTHLPQVAAFADQHITVTKTSVRGADGGTATGFTSSDVRLLDGPERVKELARMLAGQEDSETAQAHAQELLDDAKLLPQRA, encoded by the coding sequence GCTGGGCCCGGGCCTCAGCGTGGTGACCGGCGAAACCGGCGCCGGCAAGACCATGGTGGTCACCGCCGTCGGACTCCTCCTGGGTGCCCGCTCCGACGCGGGCGCCGTGCGCAGCGGGGCGAAGAGCGCGTCGGCGGAAGCCGTCCTCAAGCTCGACGCCGGCCACGTGGCCGTGGCGCGTGCGCTGGAGGCCGGTGCCGAGGTGGAGGAGTTCGACGGCGGCGCTGAACTGATCCTTGCCCGCCGCCTGGGTGCGGATGGACGCAGCCGTGCCTACCTCGGCGGCCGCGCCGCCCCGGTGGGGGTCCTCGCGGAGATTGGCGAAACTCTGGTGGTGGTCCACGGCCAGTCGGACCAGATCAGGCTGAAGGGGGCGCTTGCGCAGCGCGGTGCCCTGGACAAGTTTGCCGGCGACGCCCTGGCCGATCCGCTGGGCACGTACCAGGCTCTTTACAGCCACTGGAAGTCCATCCAGACGGAGCTGGACACCCTGCGCAGCGCTGCCCGGGACAGGCTGCGGGAGGCGGAATCACTGGAGATCGCCCTCGCTGAGATCGACGACGTGGACCCGCAGCCGGGCGAGGACGAGTCGCTCAAGGCCGAGGCCGTGAAACTGGCCAACGTGGAAGAACTCAGGATTGCGGCAAATACCGCGCACCAGGCGCTCATCGCCGAGGACTACGGTGACGAGGGTGACGCCACCACCCTGGTGGACGCGGCAAAACGGACCCTGGAACATGTGGCCGAGCATGACGCCGAACTCGGCTCGGCGGCCGCACGCCTCGCCGAGGTGGGCTTCCTGCTGAACGACATCGCAACGGAACTGGCGAGCTACCAGGCCGGCCTGGACTCGGAAGGCCCGGAGCGGCTGGCGGAAATCGAGGACCGGCGGGCCTCTTTGGCCAAACTGGTCCGCAAGTATGCCCCCAGCATCGATGAGGTCCTGGTGTGGGCGGAGAATGCGCGTGTCCGGTTCGACGAACTGCAGGACGACTCCACCAGGATCGAGGCGCTGGATGCGGAAGTCGTCCGGACCGAGACTGAGCTCAAGAAGCAGGCCGCGGCCATCAGCAAAATCCGGGGCAAGGCCGCGAAGGACCTCTCGGCACGGGTCAGCGCCGAACTGAAGGCCCTGGCGATGGCTGACGCGACCCTGGTGATCACCATCGAGCCGGCCGCCCAGCTGATGCCATACGGCGGGGATGAGATCTCGTTCCTGCTCCAGCCTCACTCCGGTGCGCCGGCCCGGCCGCTGGGCAAGGGCGCTTCCGGGGGCGAGCTTTCCCGGGTGATGCTGGCCATCGAAGTGGTGCTCGCCGCAGTGGACCCGGTGCCCACCTTTGTGTTCGACGAGGTCGACGCCGGCGTGGGCGGGCGGGCCGCCGTCGAGATCGGCCGCCGGCTGGCCATGCTGGCACAACATGTGCAGGTCCTTGTGGTCACGCACCTGCCGCAGGTCGCCGCGTTCGCGGACCAGCACATCACCGTCACCAAGACCTCGGTCAGGGGCGCCGACGGCGGCACGGCCACCGGTTTCACGTCCAGTGATGTGCGGCTGCTCGACGGCCCCGAGAGGGTCAAGGAGCTCGCCCGGATGCTGGCCGGCCAGGAAGACTCCGAAACCGCGCAGGCCCACGCCCAGGAGCTGCTGGACGACGCCAAGCTGCTGCCGCAGCGGGCCTGA
- a CDS encoding MmgE/PrpD family protein, with product MVKEHHVRVYKSEENLPREDQLAYKIAQVATDPVAVTEDVTDMVINRVIDNASVAIASLNRAPIVAARAQALTHGPTTGGKGSKVFGIDERVSPEWAAWANGVAVRELDYHDTFLAADYSHPGDNIPPILAVAQHVGSSGHDLIRGIATGYEIQVNLVKAICLHKHKIDHVAHLGPSAAAGIGTLLGLDVETIFQSVGQALHTTTATRQSRKGEISTWKAHAPAFAGKMAVEAADRSMRGQTSPVPIYEGEDGVIAWMLDGPDASYMVPLPTPGEAKRAILDTYTKEHSAEYQAQAWIDLARKLHKEHPEITDPANVKSVLIKTSHHTHYVIGSGANDPQKYSPTASRETLDHSIPYIFTVALQDGAWHHVDSYAPERAARADTVELWHKVTTVEDPEWTRRYHSLDIAEKAFGGSVEITLNDGTVITDQIAVADAHPLGARPFAREQYINKFRTLAAGIVADEEIERFLAAVERLPELAAGELDQLNIKAADGVIDLAAAPKGLF from the coding sequence ATGGTTAAGGAACACCACGTCCGCGTTTACAAGAGCGAGGAAAACCTGCCCCGCGAGGACCAGCTCGCGTACAAGATCGCCCAGGTTGCCACCGATCCCGTCGCCGTCACCGAGGACGTCACCGACATGGTGATCAACCGCGTGATCGACAACGCCTCGGTTGCGATCGCTTCCCTGAACCGCGCCCCCATCGTTGCGGCCCGCGCCCAGGCACTGACCCACGGACCCACCACCGGTGGCAAGGGATCCAAGGTCTTCGGCATCGACGAGCGGGTCTCCCCGGAATGGGCGGCCTGGGCCAACGGTGTCGCCGTCCGTGAGCTGGATTATCACGACACGTTCCTGGCAGCGGACTACTCCCACCCGGGCGACAACATTCCGCCGATCCTGGCCGTCGCCCAGCACGTGGGCTCCAGCGGACACGACCTCATCCGCGGCATCGCCACCGGCTACGAGATCCAGGTGAACCTGGTCAAGGCCATCTGCCTGCACAAGCACAAGATCGACCACGTGGCCCACCTCGGCCCGTCCGCCGCGGCCGGCATCGGCACCCTGCTGGGACTCGACGTCGAGACCATCTTCCAGTCCGTAGGCCAGGCACTGCACACCACGACCGCCACCCGCCAGTCGCGCAAGGGCGAGATCTCCACCTGGAAGGCGCACGCCCCGGCCTTCGCCGGAAAGATGGCCGTCGAGGCCGCGGACCGCTCCATGCGTGGCCAGACGTCCCCCGTCCCGATCTACGAAGGCGAAGACGGCGTCATCGCCTGGATGCTCGACGGCCCGGACGCCTCCTACATGGTTCCGCTGCCGACGCCCGGCGAAGCCAAGCGCGCCATCCTGGACACCTACACCAAGGAACACTCCGCCGAGTACCAGGCCCAGGCCTGGATCGACCTCGCCCGCAAGCTCCACAAGGAGCACCCGGAAATCACGGACCCCGCCAACGTGAAGTCGGTGCTGATCAAGACCAGCCACCACACCCACTACGTGATCGGCTCCGGCGCCAACGACCCCCAGAAATACTCCCCCACCGCCTCCCGTGAAACCCTGGACCACTCCATCCCGTACATCTTCACCGTCGCCCTGCAGGACGGCGCCTGGCACCACGTGGACTCCTACGCCCCCGAACGCGCCGCCCGCGCCGACACCGTGGAACTGTGGCACAAGGTCACCACCGTCGAGGACCCGGAATGGACCCGCCGCTACCACTCCCTCGACATCGCGGAAAAGGCCTTCGGCGGCTCCGTGGAAATCACCCTCAACGACGGCACCGTCATCACCGATCAGATCGCCGTGGCCGACGCCCACCCGCTCGGCGCCCGGCCCTTCGCACGGGAACAGTACATCAACAAATTCCGCACCCTCGCCGCCGGCATCGTGGCCGACGAGGAAATCGAACGGTTCCTGGCCGCCGTCGAACGCCTTCCGGAGCTTGCCGCCGGTGAGCTGGACCAGCTCAACATCAAGGCAGCCGACGGCGTGATCGACCTCGCCGCCGCCCCCAAGGGACTGTTCTAA
- a CDS encoding NUDIX domain-containing protein produces MPGMPETPNAARQVSDAPSPRRLLSSRKVYEGRIWDVVSDSFQLSEHGDELVRDYIDHPGAVAVLPMNAAGEVLLMKQYRHPVGMDLWEIPAGLLDIEGEDFVVGAARELAEEADLAAGTWNVLVDFFNSPGSSSEAIRIYLARDLREVPDHELHVRTDEEAEIELHWTPLEEAVSAVLEGRLHNPSAVVGVLAAAAARADGFEHLRPANAPWPAHPSQR; encoded by the coding sequence ATGCCCGGTATGCCTGAAACCCCCAATGCTGCACGGCAGGTTTCGGATGCGCCGAGCCCGCGCCGTCTTTTGTCCTCCCGGAAGGTATACGAAGGCCGCATCTGGGACGTTGTCAGCGACAGCTTCCAGCTCAGCGAACACGGCGACGAACTGGTGCGTGACTACATCGACCACCCGGGGGCCGTGGCAGTCCTGCCGATGAACGCAGCCGGTGAGGTGCTGCTGATGAAGCAGTACCGGCATCCCGTCGGCATGGACTTGTGGGAGATCCCTGCCGGGCTGCTGGACATTGAGGGCGAAGACTTCGTTGTGGGCGCCGCCCGGGAGCTCGCCGAGGAAGCGGACCTGGCAGCCGGAACCTGGAACGTGCTGGTGGATTTCTTCAACTCACCGGGGTCCTCGAGCGAAGCGATCCGCATCTACCTCGCCCGGGACCTGCGCGAGGTGCCTGATCACGAACTCCACGTCCGCACGGACGAGGAAGCGGAGATCGAACTGCACTGGACGCCGCTGGAGGAAGCCGTGTCGGCCGTCCTGGAGGGCAGGTTGCACAACCCGTCCGCCGTCGTCGGCGTCCTCGCGGCTGCGGCCGCCCGCGCGGACGGCTTCGAGCACCTGCGTCCGGCCAATGCACCTTGGCCCGCCCATCCCAGCCAGCGTTGA